The following coding sequences are from one Musa acuminata AAA Group cultivar baxijiao chromosome BXJ2-4, Cavendish_Baxijiao_AAA, whole genome shotgun sequence window:
- the LOC135610452 gene encoding O-fucosyltransferase 29-like encodes MAVTMAKQLSPQGLSGVSPPCSAFLVPEKWLRTAWACQWRWAISRSVLCGVMLFALGLVSLFTGQIAADLEWSRIRGRWRSKRVGYSTPTDIWKSEFANLYHGCSDRSPHFRDAVHDSESNGYLLIATSGGLNQQRTGITDAVVVARILNATLVVPELDHHSFWKDDSDFADIFDVDWFINSLSKDVPVVKRIPDKVMRSMEKPPYTMRVPRKSTPEYYLEQVLPLLLRRRAVQLTKFDYRLTNKLDEELQKLRCRVNYHALRFTKPIKLIGRKLVKRMRTMSSRYIAVHLRFEPDMLAFSGCYFGGGDKERNELGEIRKRWATLPDMRAEVERSRGKCPLTPQEVGLMLRALGFVNNTYLYVASGEIYGGEASLQPLKDLFPNFYTKEMLAGNDLKPFLPFSSRLAAIDYIVCDESDVFATNNNGNMAKILAGHRRYMGHKRTIRPNAKKLSSLFKACKQMEWEMFSRKVKLVQRGFMGEPDEMRPGRGDFHEFPSSCICQNPDHLVIGWISMKPGIGGNETVRQHAAPEVEISGDESRFF; translated from the exons ATGGCCGTGACAATGGCGAAGCAACTCAGTCCCCAGGGCCTGAGTGGGGTCTCCCCGCCGTGCTCGGCCTTCCTGGTCCCCGAGAAGTGGCTCCGGACCGCCTGGGCTTGCCAGTGGAGGTGGGCCATCTCGCGCTCGGTGTTGTGTGGTGTGATGCTCTTCGCCCTCGGCCTCGTCTCGCTCTTCACTGGTCAGATTGCTGCCGACCTCGAGTGGTCGCGGATCCGCGGACGGTGGCGATCCAAAAGG GTTGGATACAGTACTCCAACTGATATATGGAAATCAGAATTTGCAAATCTCTATCATGGTTGTAGTGATAGAAGCCCTCATTTTAGAG ATGCAGTGCATGATAGTGAATCCAACGGTTACCTGTTAATTGCAACAAGTGGAGGACTAAACCAACAAAGAACAGGG ATAACGGATGCTGTTGTTGTAGCCCGGATCTTAAATGCCACTTTAGTTGTTCCTGAGCTTGATCATCATTCTTTTTGGAAAGACGACAG TGACTTTGCAGACATTTTTGACGTTGACTGGTTCATTAACTCCCTTTCGAAAGATGTACCTGTTGTTAAAAGGATTCCAGACAAAGTAATGAGGTCAATGGAAAAACCTCCATACACAATGCGCGTTCCAAGAAAATCTACTCCTGAATATTACCTTGAACAAGTGCTTCCATTACTATTACGGAGACGT GCTGTGCAGTTGACCAAGTTCGATTATAGGCTTACAAACAAACTTGATGAGGAACTGCAGAAGTTACGCTGCCGCGTAAATTATCATGCACTAAGGTTTACAAAACCGATAAAATTAATTGGTCGGAAGCTGGTCAAGAGAATGCGAACAATGAGCTCACGTTACATTGCTGTCCATTtgag GTTTGAACCTGACATGCTTGCATTTTCTGGCTGTTACTTTGGTGGTGGAGATAAAGAACGTAATGAGCTTGGTGAAATTAGGAAGCGTTGGGCAACATTACCT GATATGAGAGCTGAGGTGGAGCGAAGCCGAGGAAAATGTCCGCTGACTCCACAAGAAGTAGGTTTAATGCTAAGAGCTCTTGGCTTTGTAAACAACACTTATCTTTATGTTGCTTCTGGAGAAATATATGGTGGAGAAGCAAGCTTGCAGCCTCTTAAAGACCTCTTTCCAAATTTTTATACAAAGGAAATGCTTGCCGGAAATGATTTGAAGCCCTTCCTTCCGTTCTCTTCTCGTCTTGCTGCTATTGACTACATTGTTTGCGATGAGAGTGATGTCTTTGCCACAAATAATAATGGAAATATGGCTAAGATTCTTGCTGGTCACAG GAGGTACATGGGACACAAGAGAACCATAAGGCCAAATGCTAAAAAGCTTAGCTCTTTATTTAAGGCATGCAAACAGATGGAGTGGGAGATGTTCTCCAGGAAGGTGAAGTTAGTCCAGAGAGGCTTCATGGGGGAACCAGATGAGATGAGGCCAGGGAGGGGTGACTTCCATGAGTTTCCATCTTCCTGCATCTGTCAAAATCCAGATCACCTTGTAATAGGTTGGATTTCCATGAAGCCTGGAATTGGAGGAAATGAAACGGTGCGACAGCACGCAGCACCTGAAGTGGAAATCAGTGGGGACGAAAGCAGGTTTTTCTGA
- the LOC135610453 gene encoding formyltetrahydrofolate deformylase 1, mitochondrial-like isoform X2: MVVLHRIAKRAVSMIPGGNAGSVLGIHVFHCPDAVGIVAKLSECIASRGGNIHSVDVFVPEKKQVFYSRSEFVFDPARWPRDVVDNDFNKISKLFSAEISVEHCLVDLLYRWQEGRLPVDISCVISNHQRAPNTHVALFLERHGIPYHHLPTSAGNTREAEILELVEDTDFLVLARYMQVLSRRFLESYGKDIINIHHGLLPSFKGGNPSKQAFDAGVKLIGATSHFVTEELDAGPIIEQMVERVSHRDTLKSFVQKSENLEKQCLTQVIKSYCELRVLPYQVNKTVVF, encoded by the exons ATGGTGGTCTTGCATCGGATTGCGAAGAGAGCGGTCTCCATGATCCCCGGCGGCAACGCCGGCTCCGTTCTCGGCATCCACGTCTTCCACTGCCCG GACGCGGTGGGGATCGTCGCCAAACTCTCGGAGTGCATTGCGTCGAGGGGCGGAAACATACACAGCGTGGATGTCTTTGTCCCCGAGAAGAAGCAGGTCTTTTACTCGAGGAG TGAGTTTGTATTCGATCCTGCTCGTTGGCCTCGGGATGTCGTGGACAATGACTtcaacaaaatatcaaagttattcaGTGCAGAAATATCTGTT GAACATTGTTTGGTGGACTTGTTATATAGATGGCAGGAGGGTAGACTTCCCGTGGACATCAGTTGTGTAATAAG CAATCATCAAAGAGCTCCTAATACACATGTTGCTCTCTTTCTTGAACGACATGGGATTCCATATCATCACTTGCCAACAAGTGCTGGAAATACAAGAGAAGCAGAGATCCTGGAATTGGTTGAAGATACTGATTTTCTTGTACTTGCAAGATACATGCAG GTACTATCTAGAAGGTTTCTGGAGAGCTATGGTAAAGATATAATTAACATTCATCATGGCCTTCTTCCATCATTTAAAGGAGGGAATCCTTCGAAACAG GCTTTTGATGCTGGGGTAAAATTGATTGGTGCAACAAGTCATTTTGTAACTGAAGAACTGGATGCTGGTCCAATTATTGAACAAATG GTAGAGAGAGTTTCTCACAGAGACACCTTAAAAAGTTTTGTGCAGAAATCAGAGAATCTCGAAAAGCAATGTCTCACACAAGTGATAAAATCGTATTGTGAACTTCGAGTGCTACCATATCAAGTAAACAAGACTGTTGTCTTCTGA
- the LOC135610453 gene encoding formyltetrahydrofolate deformylase 1, mitochondrial-like isoform X3 codes for MVVLHRIAKRAVSMIPGGNAGSVLGIHVFHCPDAVGIVAKLSECIASRGGNIHSVDVFVPEKKQVFYSRSEFVFDPARWPRDVVDNDFNKISKLFSAEISVVRVPDLDPKFKIAVLASKQEHCLVDLLYRWQEGRLPVDISCVISNHQRAPNTHVALFLERHGIPYHHLPTSAGNTREAEILELVEDTDFLVLARYMQVLSRRFLESYGKDIINIHHGLLPSFKGGNPSKQVERVSHRDTLKSFVQKSENLEKQCLTQVIKSYCELRVLPYQVNKTVVF; via the exons ATGGTGGTCTTGCATCGGATTGCGAAGAGAGCGGTCTCCATGATCCCCGGCGGCAACGCCGGCTCCGTTCTCGGCATCCACGTCTTCCACTGCCCG GACGCGGTGGGGATCGTCGCCAAACTCTCGGAGTGCATTGCGTCGAGGGGCGGAAACATACACAGCGTGGATGTCTTTGTCCCCGAGAAGAAGCAGGTCTTTTACTCGAGGAG TGAGTTTGTATTCGATCCTGCTCGTTGGCCTCGGGATGTCGTGGACAATGACTtcaacaaaatatcaaagttattcaGTGCAGAAATATCTGTTGTACGCGTCCCTGATCTAGACCCTAAATTTAAGATTGCAGTTCTTGCTTCAAAGCAG GAACATTGTTTGGTGGACTTGTTATATAGATGGCAGGAGGGTAGACTTCCCGTGGACATCAGTTGTGTAATAAG CAATCATCAAAGAGCTCCTAATACACATGTTGCTCTCTTTCTTGAACGACATGGGATTCCATATCATCACTTGCCAACAAGTGCTGGAAATACAAGAGAAGCAGAGATCCTGGAATTGGTTGAAGATACTGATTTTCTTGTACTTGCAAGATACATGCAG GTACTATCTAGAAGGTTTCTGGAGAGCTATGGTAAAGATATAATTAACATTCATCATGGCCTTCTTCCATCATTTAAAGGAGGGAATCCTTCGAAACAG GTAGAGAGAGTTTCTCACAGAGACACCTTAAAAAGTTTTGTGCAGAAATCAGAGAATCTCGAAAAGCAATGTCTCACACAAGTGATAAAATCGTATTGTGAACTTCGAGTGCTACCATATCAAGTAAACAAGACTGTTGTCTTCTGA
- the LOC135610453 gene encoding formyltetrahydrofolate deformylase 1, mitochondrial-like isoform X1 has protein sequence MVVLHRIAKRAVSMIPGGNAGSVLGIHVFHCPDAVGIVAKLSECIASRGGNIHSVDVFVPEKKQVFYSRSEFVFDPARWPRDVVDNDFNKISKLFSAEISVVRVPDLDPKFKIAVLASKQEHCLVDLLYRWQEGRLPVDISCVISNHQRAPNTHVALFLERHGIPYHHLPTSAGNTREAEILELVEDTDFLVLARYMQVLSRRFLESYGKDIINIHHGLLPSFKGGNPSKQAFDAGVKLIGATSHFVTEELDAGPIIEQMVERVSHRDTLKSFVQKSENLEKQCLTQVIKSYCELRVLPYQVNKTVVF, from the exons ATGGTGGTCTTGCATCGGATTGCGAAGAGAGCGGTCTCCATGATCCCCGGCGGCAACGCCGGCTCCGTTCTCGGCATCCACGTCTTCCACTGCCCG GACGCGGTGGGGATCGTCGCCAAACTCTCGGAGTGCATTGCGTCGAGGGGCGGAAACATACACAGCGTGGATGTCTTTGTCCCCGAGAAGAAGCAGGTCTTTTACTCGAGGAG TGAGTTTGTATTCGATCCTGCTCGTTGGCCTCGGGATGTCGTGGACAATGACTtcaacaaaatatcaaagttattcaGTGCAGAAATATCTGTTGTACGCGTCCCTGATCTAGACCCTAAATTTAAGATTGCAGTTCTTGCTTCAAAGCAG GAACATTGTTTGGTGGACTTGTTATATAGATGGCAGGAGGGTAGACTTCCCGTGGACATCAGTTGTGTAATAAG CAATCATCAAAGAGCTCCTAATACACATGTTGCTCTCTTTCTTGAACGACATGGGATTCCATATCATCACTTGCCAACAAGTGCTGGAAATACAAGAGAAGCAGAGATCCTGGAATTGGTTGAAGATACTGATTTTCTTGTACTTGCAAGATACATGCAG GTACTATCTAGAAGGTTTCTGGAGAGCTATGGTAAAGATATAATTAACATTCATCATGGCCTTCTTCCATCATTTAAAGGAGGGAATCCTTCGAAACAG GCTTTTGATGCTGGGGTAAAATTGATTGGTGCAACAAGTCATTTTGTAACTGAAGAACTGGATGCTGGTCCAATTATTGAACAAATG GTAGAGAGAGTTTCTCACAGAGACACCTTAAAAAGTTTTGTGCAGAAATCAGAGAATCTCGAAAAGCAATGTCTCACACAAGTGATAAAATCGTATTGTGAACTTCGAGTGCTACCATATCAAGTAAACAAGACTGTTGTCTTCTGA